In one window of Thermus aquaticus DNA:
- a CDS encoding CinA family nicotinamide mononucleotide deamidase-related protein: MERAEIIGVGTELVYGETLDTNTAEIARSLEAYALKVERTLRVVDEPGPLAREVAEAWERARLLVLSGGLGPTPDDVTREAVAQALGEPLELDEAMLSQIEALFRARGRPMPEANRKQAMKIPSAQWLDNPHGTAPGWWVRKAGKDLVLLPGPPSEWRPMWQEVLPRLALPQRAYAKRVLKTWGLGESEIVERLGELFLRGEEVEVGTYPKVHGVEVVVRGREDLVAELSEKIKKKLLKAVWGEGEMTLAEAVKRRMELEGATLATMESLTGGLLGAEITRLPGASRFYLGGVVSYSVGAKARFGVPEERLAKTVSAETAKAMAEAARTLFGATYALATTGVAGPDPLEGEPVGTVYVAVAGPQGAEARRYRFPGDREAVRLRSVYAALALLVT, translated from the coding sequence ATGGAGCGGGCAGAGATCATCGGCGTAGGCACGGAGCTCGTCTACGGGGAGACCCTGGACACCAACACGGCAGAGATCGCCAGAAGCCTCGAGGCCTACGCCCTCAAAGTGGAAAGGACCCTGAGGGTGGTGGACGAGCCCGGACCCCTGGCCCGGGAGGTGGCCGAGGCCTGGGAACGGGCCCGTCTCCTGGTCCTCTCCGGGGGCCTGGGCCCCACCCCCGACGACGTGACCCGGGAGGCGGTGGCCCAGGCTTTGGGGGAGCCTCTAGAGCTGGACGAGGCCATGCTCTCCCAGATTGAAGCCCTCTTCCGCGCCCGGGGCCGCCCCATGCCCGAGGCCAACCGCAAGCAGGCCATGAAGATCCCCTCGGCCCAGTGGCTGGATAACCCCCACGGCACCGCCCCCGGCTGGTGGGTGCGCAAAGCGGGGAAGGACCTGGTCCTCCTCCCGGGGCCGCCTTCCGAGTGGCGGCCCATGTGGCAGGAGGTGCTTCCCAGGCTGGCCCTGCCCCAAAGGGCCTACGCCAAGCGGGTTTTGAAGACCTGGGGCCTGGGGGAGTCGGAGATCGTGGAAAGGCTGGGGGAGCTCTTCCTCCGGGGGGAGGAGGTGGAGGTGGGCACCTACCCCAAGGTCCACGGGGTGGAGGTGGTGGTGCGGGGCCGGGAGGACCTGGTGGCCGAGCTTTCGGAAAAGATCAAAAAGAAGCTCCTGAAGGCCGTCTGGGGCGAGGGGGAGATGACCCTGGCCGAGGCGGTGAAGCGGCGTATGGAGCTGGAGGGGGCCACCCTGGCCACCATGGAGAGCCTGACCGGGGGGCTTCTGGGGGCGGAGATCACCCGCCTTCCCGGGGCCAGCCGCTTCTACCTGGGGGGCGTGGTATCCTATTCCGTAGGGGCCAAGGCCCGCTTCGGTGTGCCGGAGGAACGCCTCGCCAAGACGGTCTCCGCCGAGACGGCCAAGGCCATGGCGGAGGCCGCTCGGACCCTTTTTGGCGCCACCTACGCCCTGGCCACCACGGGCGTGGCGGGGCCGGACCCCCTGGAAGGGGAGCCCGTGGGCACGGTCTACGTGGCCGTGGCCGGCCCCCAGGGGGCGGAGGCCAGGCGGTACCGCTTCCCCGGGGACCGGGAGGCGGTGAGGCTACGGAGCGTGTACGCCGCGCTGGCCCTTCTGGTGACATGA
- the rny gene encoding ribonuclease Y — translation MTLLDLVLLLLVLALLAALFLRRKGGEGEARGEAREILEAAKAEAKEALESARKEAREILEAARQEAKALREEAESRLKALRQELEEEARARAEALEKESRRRLAEAEERLKAEREELRAERERLKALQEELKAERERLKEEREELRREAERLSKRGEALDARAMKLDALEEALSKREEVLKAKEAGLLEREKEIEQRLYQVAGLSPEEARRLILERLDRELEEEKAARVRAALERARVEARREAQKILAQAMQRQASETAAQLAVSVVPIPSDAMKGRIIGREGRNIRTFEALTGVDLIIDDTPEAVLLSSFNPVRREIARMALEELLKDGRIHPSRIEEVVEKAKQEMKTFIYERGEEAALEAGVVGLKPGLIQLLGRLHFRSSYGQNVLKHSIQVAHLTGIMAAELGLDAGLARRAGLLHDIGKSVDREVEGSHVEIGIALARRFGEPPEVIDAIAHHHDPENAETVYAVLVAAADALSAARPGARRESLEEYLQRLEALERIALSFPGVETAFAVQAGREGRGIVKPDKITDAKATLLAREIANRIEREMNYPGQVQVTVVRETRAVEYAK, via the coding sequence ATGACCCTTCTGGACCTGGTGCTTTTGCTCCTGGTCCTGGCCCTTCTCGCCGCCCTCTTCCTGAGGCGCAAGGGGGGTGAGGGTGAGGCGAGGGGGGAGGCCAGGGAGATCCTCGAGGCCGCCAAGGCCGAGGCCAAGGAGGCCCTGGAGTCTGCCCGCAAGGAGGCCAGGGAGATCCTGGAGGCGGCCCGCCAGGAGGCCAAGGCCCTGAGGGAGGAGGCCGAAAGCCGCCTAAAGGCCCTTCGGCAGGAGCTGGAGGAGGAGGCCCGGGCCCGGGCCGAGGCCCTGGAGAAGGAATCCAGGAGGCGCCTGGCCGAGGCCGAGGAGCGCCTGAAGGCGGAAAGGGAGGAGCTCAGGGCGGAGAGGGAGCGGCTTAAGGCCCTCCAGGAGGAGCTCAAGGCCGAAAGGGAGCGCCTCAAGGAGGAGCGGGAGGAGCTTCGCCGGGAGGCGGAACGGCTTTCCAAAAGGGGCGAGGCCCTGGACGCCCGGGCCATGAAGCTGGACGCCCTGGAGGAGGCGCTATCCAAGCGGGAAGAGGTCTTGAAGGCCAAAGAGGCCGGCCTCCTTGAGCGGGAAAAGGAGATTGAGCAGAGGCTCTACCAGGTGGCGGGCCTCTCCCCCGAGGAGGCCAGGAGGCTCATCCTGGAACGGTTGGACCGGGAGCTGGAGGAGGAGAAGGCGGCCAGGGTGCGGGCCGCCTTGGAGCGGGCCCGGGTAGAGGCCAGGCGCGAGGCCCAGAAGATCCTGGCTCAGGCCATGCAGCGCCAGGCCTCGGAGACCGCGGCCCAGCTGGCGGTGTCCGTGGTCCCCATCCCTTCCGACGCCATGAAGGGCCGCATCATCGGCCGGGAAGGGCGCAACATCCGCACCTTTGAGGCCCTCACCGGCGTGGACCTGATCATTGACGACACCCCGGAGGCGGTCCTGCTTTCCTCCTTCAACCCCGTGCGGCGCGAGATCGCCCGCATGGCCCTGGAGGAGCTCCTCAAAGACGGCCGCATCCACCCAAGCCGCATAGAGGAGGTGGTGGAGAAGGCCAAGCAGGAGATGAAGACCTTCATCTACGAGAGGGGGGAGGAGGCGGCCCTCGAGGCCGGGGTGGTGGGCCTGAAGCCCGGCCTGATCCAGCTATTGGGCCGGCTCCACTTCCGCTCCAGCTACGGCCAGAACGTCCTCAAGCACTCCATTCAGGTGGCCCACCTCACCGGCATCATGGCGGCGGAGCTGGGCCTGGACGCAGGGCTCGCCCGCAGGGCGGGGCTTCTTCACGATATCGGCAAGAGCGTGGACCGAGAGGTGGAGGGAAGCCACGTGGAGATCGGCATCGCCCTGGCCCGCCGCTTCGGCGAGCCCCCTGAGGTCATAGACGCCATCGCCCACCACCACGACCCGGAGAACGCCGAGACGGTCTACGCCGTCCTGGTGGCCGCCGCCGACGCCCTCTCCGCCGCCCGGCCCGGGGCCAGGCGGGAGAGCCTGGAGGAGTATCTGCAGCGCCTCGAGGCCCTGGAGCGCATCGCCCTCTCCTTCCCCGGGGTGGAGACGGCCTTCGCCGTGCAGGCGGGGCGGGAGGGGCGGGGCATCGTCAAGCCCGACAAGATCACCGACGCCAAGGCCACCCTGCTGGCCAGAGAAATCGCGAACCGCATTGAGCGGGAGATGAACTACCCCGGCCAGGTCCAGGTGACCGTGGTGCGGGAGACTCGGGCGGTGGAGTACGCTAAGTAG
- the recA gene encoding recombinase RecA yields MEENKRKSLENALKTIEKEFGKGAVMRLGEMPKLQVDVIPTGSLGLDLALGIGGIPRGRVTEIFGPESGGKTTLALTIIAQAQKGGGVAAFVDAEHALDPLYAKKLGVDVQELLVSQPDTGEQALEIVELLARSGAVDVIVVDSVAALVPKAEIEGEMGDQHVGLQARLMSQALRKLPAVLSKSNTAAIFINQVREKVGVMYGNPETTPGGRALKFYSSVRLDVRKSGQPIKVGNEAVGIKVKVKVVKNKLAPPFREAELEIYFGRGLDPVMDLVNVAVAAGGIEKAGSWFSYGEHRLGQGKEKAAEYLRERPELLEEIRAKVLERADKVVLAAGEEEGE; encoded by the coding sequence ATGGAAGAGAACAAGAGGAAGTCGCTGGAAAACGCCCTCAAGACCATTGAAAAGGAGTTTGGCAAGGGGGCCGTCATGCGCCTGGGGGAGATGCCCAAGCTCCAGGTGGACGTGATCCCCACGGGCTCCTTGGGCCTGGACCTGGCCCTGGGGATCGGGGGCATCCCCCGGGGGCGGGTCACCGAGATCTTTGGGCCGGAGTCGGGGGGCAAGACCACTTTGGCCCTGACCATCATCGCCCAGGCCCAGAAGGGGGGCGGGGTGGCGGCCTTCGTGGACGCCGAGCACGCCCTAGACCCCCTTTACGCCAAGAAGCTCGGGGTGGACGTGCAGGAGCTTCTGGTCTCCCAGCCGGACACCGGGGAGCAGGCTTTGGAGATCGTGGAGCTTCTGGCCCGCTCGGGGGCGGTGGACGTGATCGTGGTGGATTCGGTGGCCGCTTTGGTGCCCAAGGCGGAGATTGAGGGGGAGATGGGGGACCAGCACGTGGGCCTCCAGGCCCGGCTCATGAGCCAGGCCCTGAGGAAGCTGCCCGCCGTCCTCTCCAAGAGCAACACCGCCGCCATCTTCATCAACCAGGTGCGGGAGAAGGTGGGGGTCATGTACGGCAACCCCGAGACCACGCCGGGCGGCCGGGCCCTCAAGTTCTACTCCAGCGTGCGCCTGGACGTGCGCAAAAGCGGCCAGCCCATCAAGGTGGGCAACGAGGCCGTGGGCATCAAGGTCAAGGTCAAGGTGGTGAAGAACAAGCTGGCCCCGCCCTTCCGGGAGGCGGAGCTGGAGATCTACTTCGGCCGGGGCCTGGACCCCGTTATGGACCTGGTCAACGTGGCCGTAGCGGCGGGGGGCATTGAGAAGGCCGGCTCCTGGTTCTCCTACGGCGAGCACCGCCTGGGCCAGGGCAAGGAGAAGGCGGCCGAGTACCTGAGGGAGCGGCCGGAGCTTCTGGAGGAGATCCGGGCCAAGGTCCTGGAGCGGGCGGACAAGGTGGTCCTGGCCGCCGGCGAGGAAGAGGGGGAGTAG
- a CDS encoding MFS transporter, which produces MADVRFFLGAFLSLFLVGVVVALPGAALPHWREAFAVGKEVSWFFTSLLLGLLLGIRLAQGERRHPLFPLALFLLALALTGVALAPSFPWVVAMAFLMGLAEGVMNVHGNSLVGDLYPERRVELLNRVNVGFGLGAVFTPLALTLMPYRALLLLSALMALLAGLLVYGAPPVRSLARGEARGLLPFLLAVGLYTGLEGALATWNRVWLERLGHATATGGLLLSLYWLFLALGRLFLARPVAERPLAALRGLLLGVLLLLLLNLFPPTALLFPLAGFFLGPLFSTLFALVQARFGHRALGGLLYAGAAGSTLIPALFALLPLPGIPLGLLALALGLFLLLRGLGDG; this is translated from the coding sequence ATGGCGGACGTGCGCTTTTTCCTGGGGGCCTTTCTCTCCCTCTTCCTGGTGGGCGTGGTCGTGGCCCTGCCGGGGGCCGCCCTCCCCCACTGGCGGGAGGCCTTTGCCGTGGGCAAGGAGGTCTCCTGGTTCTTCACAAGCCTCCTCCTGGGGCTTCTCCTGGGCATCCGCCTGGCCCAGGGGGAAAGGCGCCACCCCCTCTTTCCTCTGGCCCTCTTCCTCCTGGCCCTGGCCCTCACGGGGGTGGCCCTGGCCCCAAGCTTTCCCTGGGTGGTGGCCATGGCCTTCCTCATGGGCCTGGCCGAGGGGGTCATGAACGTCCACGGCAACAGCCTGGTGGGGGACCTCTACCCCGAAAGGCGGGTGGAGCTCCTGAACCGGGTCAACGTGGGCTTCGGCCTGGGGGCGGTCTTCACCCCCCTGGCCCTCACCCTGATGCCCTACCGGGCCCTCCTTCTCCTTTCGGCCCTCATGGCCCTTCTGGCGGGCCTCCTGGTCTATGGCGCCCCTCCGGTGAGGAGCCTGGCCAGGGGGGAGGCCCGGGGGCTTCTGCCCTTTTTGCTGGCCGTGGGCCTTTACACGGGCCTCGAGGGGGCCTTGGCCACCTGGAACCGGGTGTGGCTGGAGCGCCTGGGCCACGCCACCGCCACTGGAGGCCTGCTCCTCTCCCTTTACTGGCTCTTCCTGGCCCTGGGGAGGTTGTTTTTGGCCAGGCCGGTGGCGGAAAGACCCCTGGCCGCCCTGCGCGGCCTCCTCCTAGGGGTCCTTCTCCTCCTTCTCCTTAACCTCTTTCCCCCCACCGCCCTCCTCTTCCCCTTGGCAGGCTTCTTCCTGGGCCCCCTTTTTTCCACCCTCTTCGCCTTAGTCCAGGCCCGCTTCGGCCACCGGGCCCTGGGAGGGCTCCTCTACGCCGGGGCGGCGGGAAGCACCCTGATCCCCGCCCTCTTCGCCCTCCTACCCCTTCCGGGCATCCCCCTGGGGCTTTTGGCCCTGGCCCTAGGGCTTTTTCTGCTTCTGCGGGGGTTGGGAGATGGTTAA
- a CDS encoding rod shape-determining protein, translated as MLKGEDIGIDLGTASVLIYVRGKGIVLREPSVIAVVQGKKEVKAVGAEAYRMLGRTPGNIVAVRPLKDGVIADYALTERMLLLFLQKVLSPMSRFFKPRVMVGVPSGVTDVERRAVVQAVSALAQKVYLIEEPLAAAIGAGINVAEPTGSMVVDIGGGSTDIAVISLGGIVRSESLRIAGNEMDQAIIRYIRQKYNLLIGERTAEELKIQLGRAKVLPGEEKEVAEVRGRDLITGLPRTAEIPAEDVAEALKEPLDKIFQGVKSVLETTPPELASDIYERGILLTGGGALLKNLDLALQEATGVPVVVAENPIEAVALGTGKALEMLHVLEDTILSSDDVLKR; from the coding sequence ATGCTGAAGGGCGAAGACATCGGGATTGACCTGGGGACGGCCAGCGTCCTCATCTACGTGCGGGGGAAGGGCATCGTTTTGCGGGAGCCTTCGGTGATCGCCGTGGTCCAGGGCAAAAAGGAGGTGAAGGCCGTGGGGGCCGAGGCCTACCGGATGCTGGGGCGCACCCCGGGCAACATCGTGGCCGTGCGGCCCCTCAAGGACGGGGTCATCGCCGACTACGCCCTCACGGAGAGGATGCTCCTCCTCTTCCTGCAGAAGGTGCTTTCCCCCATGAGCCGCTTCTTCAAGCCCCGGGTCATGGTGGGGGTGCCCTCGGGGGTCACGGACGTGGAAAGGCGGGCGGTGGTCCAGGCGGTCTCCGCCCTGGCCCAGAAGGTCTACCTCATTGAGGAGCCCCTGGCGGCGGCCATCGGGGCGGGCATCAACGTGGCCGAGCCCACGGGCAGCATGGTGGTGGACATCGGGGGCGGCTCCACCGATATCGCCGTCATCTCCCTGGGGGGCATCGTGCGCTCGGAAAGCCTCAGGATCGCCGGCAACGAGATGGACCAGGCCATCATCCGCTACATCCGGCAAAAGTACAACCTCCTCATCGGCGAGCGGACCGCCGAGGAGCTCAAGATCCAGCTGGGCCGGGCCAAGGTCCTTCCCGGGGAGGAGAAGGAGGTGGCCGAGGTGCGGGGCCGGGACCTCATCACCGGCCTTCCCCGTACCGCGGAGATCCCCGCCGAGGACGTGGCCGAGGCCCTAAAGGAGCCCCTGGACAAGATCTTCCAGGGGGTGAAGTCGGTGCTGGAGACCACGCCGCCGGAGCTGGCCTCGGACATCTACGAGCGGGGCATCCTCCTCACGGGGGGTGGGGCTTTGCTGAAGAACCTGGACCTCGCCCTGCAGGAGGCCACCGGCGTGCCGGTGGTGGTGGCGGAGAACCCCATTGAGGCCGTGGCCCTGGGCACCGGCAAGGCCCTGGAAATGCTCCACGTCCTGGAGGACACCATCCTCTCCTCGGATGACGTCCTGAAGAGGTGA
- a CDS encoding enolase C-terminal domain-like protein: MATVKDLRLMPFRIPLKAPLRWGKASELSALEHALLEVELSDGSLGRAEVAIRPTIYGETLGSVEAGLAYLRPRLLGLEADDQEAIRAVLEAFPCNHALKGALDLALWEAWARSEGEELHQVLKPAKHRVRVAYILGLASEEEMLSDARMAYGAGVRVFKVKVGRDLEGDTRKIARLKEAFPEVDLYADANESLTPKEAEVYLTAWKALGLRYVEEPLPIEEVEARRALRAKGILPLIADDSAMTPKDLRRELVLDTFDILNLKPARSGATWTLEMLSLAREKGKRAMVGSQAQSSFGAYQSALLAFQQGVTEPNELAFHLKAEGGFLDFPAFREGWLYWEDLIEARFDEEAFRRYAL, encoded by the coding sequence ATGGCGACCGTCAAAGACCTGCGCCTCATGCCCTTCCGCATCCCCCTGAAGGCCCCCCTTCGCTGGGGGAAGGCCTCGGAGCTTTCTGCTTTGGAGCACGCCCTGCTTGAGGTGGAGCTTTCCGACGGCTCCCTGGGCCGGGCCGAGGTGGCCATCCGCCCCACCATCTACGGGGAGACCCTGGGAAGCGTGGAGGCGGGGCTGGCCTACCTGAGGCCAAGGCTTTTGGGCCTCGAGGCCGACGACCAAGAGGCCATCCGCGCCGTGCTGGAGGCCTTCCCCTGCAACCACGCCCTGAAGGGGGCCCTGGACCTGGCCCTCTGGGAGGCCTGGGCCAGGAGCGAGGGGGAGGAGCTCCACCAGGTCCTGAAGCCCGCCAAACACCGGGTGCGGGTGGCCTACATCCTGGGCCTGGCCTCGGAGGAGGAGATGCTTTCGGACGCCCGCATGGCCTACGGGGCCGGGGTCAGGGTCTTCAAGGTCAAGGTGGGCCGGGACCTGGAGGGGGACACCAGAAAGATCGCCCGCCTCAAGGAGGCCTTCCCCGAGGTGGACCTCTACGCCGACGCCAACGAGAGCCTGACCCCCAAGGAGGCCGAGGTCTACCTGACGGCCTGGAAGGCGCTGGGCCTCCGCTACGTGGAGGAGCCCCTGCCCATAGAGGAGGTGGAGGCGAGAAGGGCCCTTCGGGCCAAGGGCATCCTCCCTCTCATCGCCGACGACAGCGCCATGACCCCCAAGGACCTCAGGCGGGAGCTGGTCCTGGACACTTTTGACATCCTGAACCTCAAGCCCGCCCGCAGCGGGGCCACCTGGACCCTGGAGATGCTCTCCCTGGCCCGGGAGAAGGGCAAGCGGGCCATGGTGGGAAGCCAGGCCCAGAGCAGCTTCGGGGCCTACCAGTCCGCCCTCCTGGCCTTCCAGCAGGGGGTCACCGAGCCCAACGAGCTGGCCTTCCACCTGAAGGCGGAAGGCGGCTTCCTGGACTTCCCCGCCTTCCGGGAGGGGTGGCTCTACTGGGAGGACCTCATAGAGGCCCGCTTTGACGAGGAGGCCTTCCGCCGCTACGCCCTATAG
- a CDS encoding carbohydrate ABC transporter permease, producing the protein MKKLPLVLFSLPALLTLGVFVLYPFLDVLRFSTWDWSGLSEPKPVGLRNYRDLLQDPAFWGSLWVTLKFMALALPLFVGLSLALAVALEGAPYERFAKSLLFLPGLVTLGGATLSWYTLFTPEYGALAQFLPIPPWDREGFWALVMVVLFTLWRHLGYGVLVASARLKAIPKTLLEAAYVDGAGPWEAFRHVVLPLMRPAVAFLVVVGTILSLQSYAAVFLLTRGGPYGATRVLGYYLYETGFENFRLGYAAAVTVVILLLTLLFAYAQLKLLRHGEE; encoded by the coding sequence GTGAAGAAGCTCCCCCTGGTCCTCTTCTCCCTCCCCGCCCTCCTCACCCTGGGGGTCTTCGTCCTTTACCCCTTTCTGGACGTCCTCCGCTTCTCCACCTGGGACTGGTCCGGCCTCTCCGAGCCCAAGCCGGTGGGCCTCAGGAACTACCGGGACCTCCTCCAGGACCCGGCCTTTTGGGGAAGCCTCTGGGTCACCCTCAAGTTCATGGCCCTGGCCCTGCCCCTCTTCGTGGGCCTCTCCCTGGCCCTGGCCGTGGCCCTGGAAGGGGCCCCTTACGAGCGCTTCGCCAAAAGCCTCCTCTTCCTCCCCGGCCTGGTGACCCTGGGCGGGGCCACGCTTTCCTGGTACACCCTCTTCACCCCGGAATACGGGGCCCTAGCCCAGTTCCTCCCCATCCCCCCCTGGGACCGGGAGGGCTTCTGGGCCCTGGTCATGGTGGTCCTCTTCACCCTGTGGCGGCACCTGGGCTACGGGGTCCTGGTGGCCTCGGCCCGGCTCAAGGCCATCCCCAAGACCCTTCTCGAGGCCGCCTACGTGGACGGGGCGGGGCCGTGGGAGGCCTTCCGCCACGTGGTCCTGCCCCTCATGCGGCCGGCGGTGGCCTTTTTGGTCGTGGTGGGCACCATCCTTTCCCTCCAGTCCTATGCCGCCGTCTTCCTCCTGACCCGGGGCGGGCCCTACGGGGCCACCCGGGTCCTGGGCTACTACCTCTATGAGACGGGCTTTGAGAACTTCCGCCTGGGCTACGCCGCGGCGGTGACCGTGGTCATCCTCCTCCTCACCCTCCTCTTCGCCTACGCCCAGCTCAAGCTCCTCCGTCACGGGGAGGAGTAG
- a CDS encoding HAD family hydrolase — MVKALLFDLDGTLADTDPLHLLAWREALRPYGLEVDLGFYRKRISGRLNPEIVQDLLSLEGEEARRLIEAKEARFRDLAKDLKPTPGLLELLDLIQKKGLRWGVVTNAPKENARHVLGALGLDPPLLVLAEEVGRGKPDPLPYQVALKRLGVAPEEALAFEDSPSGVKSAVGAGLPTYALLTGHPQEALLAAGARGVLRDFWEALPLL; from the coding sequence ATGGTTAAGGCCCTCCTCTTTGACCTGGACGGCACCCTAGCCGACACCGACCCCCTCCACCTCCTCGCCTGGCGGGAGGCCCTGCGCCCTTATGGCCTCGAGGTGGACCTCGGGTTTTACCGAAAGCGCATCTCGGGCCGCCTGAACCCCGAGATCGTCCAGGACCTCCTCTCCCTGGAAGGAGAGGAGGCCAGGAGGCTCATAGAGGCCAAGGAGGCCCGCTTCCGGGATCTGGCCAAGGACCTGAAGCCCACCCCCGGCCTCCTAGAGCTCCTGGATCTAATCCAGAAGAAGGGGCTACGCTGGGGCGTGGTCACCAACGCCCCCAAGGAAAACGCCCGCCACGTGCTGGGCGCCTTGGGGCTGGACCCGCCCCTCCTCGTCCTGGCGGAGGAGGTGGGCCGGGGCAAGCCCGACCCCCTCCCCTACCAGGTGGCCCTGAAGCGCCTCGGGGTGGCCCCCGAAGAGGCCCTGGCCTTTGAGGACTCCCCTTCCGGGGTGAAGAGCGCCGTGGGGGCGGGCCTTCCCACCTACGCCCTCCTCACCGGGCACCCCCAGGAGGCCCTCCTGGCCGCGGGGGCCAGGGGGGTCTTGCGGGACTTTTGGGAAGCCCTGCCCCTCCTATAG
- the fabZ gene encoding 3-hydroxyacyl-ACP dehydratase FabZ, which translates to MEIGEILRLLPHRYPFLLIDRVLEADEKRFRALKNVTFNEPHFQGHFPGYPIMPGVLILEAMAQAAVGTLARQPGMAPGSLVFLVGVEEARFKKPVVPGDTLVLEGELLFFRRGLGKVAVRALVEGEERASATLSFALRQGSQ; encoded by the coding sequence GTGGAGATCGGGGAGATCCTGAGGCTTCTTCCCCACCGCTACCCTTTTCTCCTCATTGACCGGGTCCTCGAGGCCGACGAGAAGCGCTTCCGCGCTCTAAAAAACGTCACCTTCAACGAGCCCCACTTCCAGGGGCACTTTCCCGGCTACCCCATCATGCCCGGGGTCCTGATCCTGGAGGCCATGGCCCAGGCGGCGGTGGGCACCCTGGCCCGCCAGCCGGGGATGGCCCCGGGGAGCCTGGTCTTCCTGGTGGGCGTGGAGGAGGCCCGCTTTAAGAAGCCCGTGGTCCCCGGGGACACCCTGGTCCTCGAGGGGGAGCTCCTCTTCTTCCGCCGGGGCCTGGGCAAGGTGGCGGTGCGGGCCCTGGTGGAGGGGGAGGAAAGGGCCAGCGCTACCCTAAGCTTCGCCCTTCGGCAGGGTTCGCAGTAA
- a CDS encoding IS4 family transposase — translation WEVERLGDPFKGFLLQLGGKLGLPSERDGPYLLLRGLVRLLNYEVTQELLKQAKGGRGRSFG, via the coding sequence TTGGGAAGTTGAGCGGTTGGGGGATCCGTTCAAGGGGTTTCTTTTGCAGCTCGGGGGCAAGCTGGGGCTGCCCAGCGAGAGGGATGGTCCGTACCTGCTCCTGAGGGGCCTGGTTCGCCTGCTCAACTATGAAGTCACCCAAGAACTCTTGAAGCAGGCTAAGGGAGGGCGAGGAAGGAGTTTTGGGTAA
- the thpR gene encoding RNA 2',3'-cyclic phosphodiesterase, protein MRLFYAVFLPEDVRRALEAAQEKLSRYKGWKAVPPHQLHLTLLFLGERPEGDLEDLIALGHRLGRKTPPFVAGLRGTGYFPNEGTPRVWFAKAEGEGFNLLARGLRDGVREVLGEEALKAEGDRAFKPHITLARRKAPAPRVPPVVFGLTWPVESFALVRSELKPRGPVYTILEKFPLRGEHGREQEEVAGKRPQDH, encoded by the coding sequence ATGAGGCTTTTCTACGCCGTTTTTCTCCCCGAGGATGTGAGGCGGGCCCTGGAGGCCGCCCAGGAGAAGCTTTCCCGCTACAAGGGCTGGAAGGCGGTGCCGCCCCACCAGCTCCACCTTACCCTTCTCTTTTTGGGGGAAAGGCCCGAGGGGGACCTGGAGGACCTTATCGCCCTGGGCCACCGCCTGGGGCGGAAGACCCCGCCCTTTGTGGCCGGCCTCAGGGGCACCGGCTACTTCCCCAACGAGGGCACGCCCCGGGTCTGGTTCGCCAAGGCCGAGGGGGAGGGGTTTAACCTCCTGGCCCGGGGCCTGAGGGATGGGGTGAGGGAGGTTCTGGGGGAGGAGGCCCTTAAGGCCGAAGGGGACCGGGCCTTCAAGCCCCACATCACCCTGGCCCGGCGCAAGGCCCCCGCCCCCAGGGTTCCCCCGGTGGTCTTCGGCCTCACCTGGCCCGTGGAGTCCTTCGCCCTGGTGCGCTCGGAGCTCAAGCCTAGGGGGCCCGTCTACACCATTCTGGAAAAGTTCCCTTTGCGAGGTGAGCATGGAAGAGAACAAGAGGAAGTCGCTGGAAAACGCCCTCAAGACCATTGA
- a CDS encoding glycine cleavage system protein T translates to MEEALRMALRGEGFFAFPGLLLLKGPDAFSFLQGQGTRDLRRLEGPGGVLFLNHRGQIEEAATLFPHPEGFLLAPWGTLKGLRARLERYIVFDQVVLEELPLYRLLHADGREEVAERGEGGLPLEVFPLYALLKGVPLLEDIRGELPQSVGLLHLVDYGKGCYVGQEIMARTEGKEVPYRLVGLKGLKAGEVGELFLEGRRVGEIKRLQRTPFGLLGLGLVRREVPLGSVVTGGGGEYRLLRYPFEEGLWSGQRSSA, encoded by the coding sequence ATGGAGGAGGCCCTGAGGATGGCCCTGAGGGGGGAAGGGTTCTTCGCCTTCCCCGGCCTGCTTCTCCTCAAGGGGCCGGACGCCTTCAGCTTTCTCCAGGGCCAGGGCACCCGGGACCTGAGGCGGCTAGAGGGCCCCGGTGGGGTCCTCTTCCTGAACCATAGGGGCCAGATTGAGGAGGCCGCCACCCTTTTCCCCCACCCCGAGGGCTTTTTGCTGGCTCCCTGGGGCACCCTAAAGGGCCTCAGGGCCCGCCTGGAGCGCTACATCGTCTTTGACCAGGTGGTCCTGGAGGAACTCCCCCTCTACCGCCTCCTCCACGCCGACGGCCGGGAGGAGGTGGCCGAGAGGGGGGAGGGGGGGCTTCCCCTGGAGGTCTTCCCCCTCTACGCCCTCCTCAAGGGGGTTCCCCTTTTGGAGGACATCCGGGGGGAGCTTCCCCAGAGCGTGGGGCTTCTCCACCTGGTGGACTACGGCAAGGGGTGCTATGTGGGCCAGGAGATCATGGCCCGCACCGAGGGCAAGGAGGTTCCCTACCGCCTGGTGGGCCTAAAGGGCCTGAAGGCGGGGGAGGTGGGGGAGCTCTTCTTGGAGGGGCGGCGGGTGGGGGAGATCAAGCGCCTACAGAGGACGCCCTTCGGCCTTCTGGGCCTGGGGCTGGTGCGCAGGGAGGTGCCCCTGGGCAGCGTGGTGACGGGAGGCGGGGGGGAGTACCGCCTCCTCCGCTACCCCTTTGAGGAGGGCCTATGGAGCGGGCAGAGATCATCGGCGTAG